A genomic segment from Triticum dicoccoides isolate Atlit2015 ecotype Zavitan chromosome 1A, WEW_v2.0, whole genome shotgun sequence encodes:
- the LOC119294545 gene encoding F-box protein At5g07610-like: MKKRKKVEEDEEQKQPAAEESSCGVELLPEILREILSRVPYRSLCRFRCVSKAWLALCSDPAVRRRSPQTLSGFFCYSQHDVGGGQRRDALGFLNLSGRGRPLVDDPSLRFVRVRGYCDVTPLHCCGGILLCYCEKAAMSDDGNYVVCNPATKEIWAVLPVPRNKIMTRLNTARLCFDPAAPGRFVVFVFVQSFRGIQTVEAYSSDTGRWTSMRSEWNPKTLLLGEDSECVFLNGTLHLVDADHSDADFDWEGNLIRWMVTVDMEGKTWSKIRMPDSIYNGFIGQSQGRLYATHVETEGRCRLSVWVLEDYASGQWTLKCTASILEMLGRPHHEPGEHYTLIAIHPECSLIFLVASRGKTLMSYDMDTSKLSIICTFGDRQPRRFQPYIPCFAEKPK; this comes from the coding sequence atgaagaagaggaagaaggtggaggaggacgaggagcagaAGCAGCCGGCGGCGGAGGAGAGCTCCTGTGGGGTCGAACTGCTGCCGGAGATCCTCCGGGAGATCCTGTCGCGGGTGCCGTACCGGTCGCTGTGCCGCTTCAGGTGCGTGTCGAAGGCGTGGCTGGCGCTCTGCTCCGACCCGGCCGTCCGCAGGAGGTCGCCGCAGACGCTCTCCGGCTTCTTCTGCTACTCCCAGCACGACGTCGGCGGCGGCCAGCGCCGTGACGCCCTCGGCTTCCTCAACCTGTCCGGGCGGGGCCGGCCGCTGGTCGACGACCCCTCCCTCCGCTTCGTGCGCGTGCGCGGCTACTGCGACGTCACGCCCCTGCACTGCTGCGGCGGCATCCTCCTCTGCTACTGCGAGAAGGCGGCCATGAGCGACGACGGGAACTACGTCGTGTGCAACCCTGCCACCAAGGAGATCTGGGCCGTGCTGCCCGTGCCCCGAAACAAGATCATGACACGCCTCAACACCGCCCGCCTCTGCTTCGACCCCGCCGCCCCCGGCCGATTCGTGGTGTTTGTGTTCGTGCAAAGTTTTCGCGGGATTCAGACGGTGGAGGCCTATTCCTCGGACACTGGACGGTGGACCTCCATGCGGAGCGAGTGGAACCCCAAGACCCTCCTCCTCGGTGAGGATTCAGAATGCGTCTTCTTGAACGGCACTTTGCATTTGGTCGACGCCGACCATTCTGATGCCGATTTTGACTGGGAGGGGAACCTGATACGCTGGATGGTGACTGTGGACATGGAGGGTAAAACATGGAGCAAGATCCGAATGCCGGATtccatctataatggtttcatCGGGCAGTCGCAAGGACGCCTATACGCAACGCATGTTGAAACTGAAGGTAGATGCCGGCTATCCGTTTGGGTTCTTGAGGATTATGCCAGCGGACAATGGACCCTGAAGTGTACTGCCAGCATTTTAGAAATGCTAGGAAGGCCTCACCATGAGCCCGGCGAACACTACACGCTGATCGCGATCCATCCAGAGTGCAGTTTGATCTTCCTAGTAGCGAGCCGTGGAAAAACACTTATGTCGTACGATATGGATACCAGTAAACTGAGTATTATCTGCACTTTCGGAGACCGCCAGCCACGAAGATTTCAGCCGTACATTCCGTGTTTTGCGGAGAAGCCTAAATAA